Proteins from a single region of Trichoderma asperellum chromosome 3, complete sequence:
- a CDS encoding uncharacterized protein (EggNog:ENOG41), translating into MSAPTESPAIAPDAAPVAAPAQAPVQSSAPAHSSPINDDDVKHWKDRFNDVLSRPGEHINSKSPAGASQWSTSLFDCFSPIDTCLITCYLPCLTFGKTHHRVHKNGKLEGYEPVNTSCLLFCVPGLHCILASMQRASIREKYNLEGSCIEDMAKSYCCACCNLIQLDKESAHREALLNNVNSEQYKSNEGMAYPGTN; encoded by the exons ATGTCTGCGCCTACCGAGTCTCCGGCCATTGCCCCTGATGCAGCTCCCGTTGCAGCGCCAGCACAGGCTCCTGTTCAATCTTCTGCACCTGCTCATTCCAGCCCtatcaatgatgatgatgtgaaGCACTGGAAGGATCGTTTCAACGATGTCTTGTCTCGACCTGGTGAACACATCAACTCCAAGTCTCCAGCTGGCGCCTCTCAATGGAGCACAAGTCTCTTCGATTGCTTTTCCCCCATTGACACCTGCCTCATCACATGCTATTTGCCGTGTCTGACGTTTGGAAAAACGCACCATCGAGTTCACAAGAACGGAAAGTTGGAAGGTTATGAGCCTGTCAACACCTCG TGTCTCCTTTTCTGTGTGCCTGGTCTGCATTGTATCCTTGCGAGCATGCAACGAGCTTCCATCCGCGAAAAGTACAATCTTGAGGGCAGCTGCATTGAGGATATGGCAAAGTCCTACTGCTGTGCTTGCTGTAACCTCATTCAGCTTGACAAGGAGTCGGCACATCGCGAGGCTCTCCTGAACAACGTCAATTCTGAGCAGTATAAGTCTAACGAGGGCATGGCATATCCCGGAACCAACTAG
- the 6GAL gene encoding Endo-beta-1 6-galactanase (CAZy:GH30~SECRETED:SignalP(1-20)): protein MRTVVFSSLTLALLSQRAGADTTLSLNPSTTWGTWEGWGVSLAWWAKAFGNRDDLARVFFSLNSQSINGQTLPGLGFNIARYNAGACSNNTYDGSSMVVSPNIKPSRQMDSFWLDWASSDPTSSSWNWNVDANQRAMLQKAKANGANIFELFSNAPAWWMDLNHDPSGNGLIDNLQSWNYANHSVYLANVAQHASQNWGITFQSVEAFNEPTSPWGPSGTQEGCHFSISTMATVIPYLKTALSQRGLSSFIAAADETWYDLAITTWIGLGSSVQSQVTRINVHGYQYGGGRRDVLYTLANAAGKRLWNSEYGDGDSTGVSLFSNLLLDFVWLHPTAWVYWQAIDISGWGLIVGDNDALTLSSASTKYFVLAQFTRHIRPGMQILTTLDGNTAAAYDASSQKLVIVAGNWNSSQTITFDLSSAKTTPANGATVPRWSTQTSGGDQYKSYTDIKINNGQFSVPFSVGQVQTFEISGVVLK from the coding sequence ATGAGGACGGTAGTCTTCTCATCACTGACCCTTGCTCTGCTGTCTCAGAGAGCCGGGGCTGATACGACACTCTCACTGAACCCGTCGACAACCTGGGGTACCTGGGAAGGCTGGGGCGTATCGCTTGCTTGGTGGGCGAAAGCTTTTGGCAATAGAGATGACTTGGCCCGTGTATTCTTCAGTCTGAATAGCCAATCCATCAATGGTCAAACCCTGCCCGGCCTAGGCTTCAATATCGCTCGATACAATGCAGGCGCATGCAGCAACAATACCTATGATGGCTCCAGCATGGTTGTTTCACCGAATATTAAGCCTTCTCGGCAGATGGATAGCTTCTGGCTTGATTGGGCTAGCTCCGACCCTACTTCGTCAAGTTGGAACTGGAACGTCGACGCCAACCAACGCGCGATGCTACAGAAAGCCAAAGCAAACGGCGCAAACATCTTCGAGCTGTTTTCTAATGCCCCGGCTTGGTGGATGGATTTAAACCATGACCCGTCAGGAAATGGCTTAATTGATAATCTACAATCTTGGAATTATGCCAACCATTCAGTCTATCTCGCCAACGTTGCTCAACATGCCAGCCAGAACTGGGGCATCACGTTTCAGTCAGTCGAGGCATTTAATGAACCTACTTCACCCTGGGGACCTTCTGGTACTCAAGAAGGTTGTCATTTTTCTATATCGACCATGGCTACAGTTATTCCATACCTCAAAACTGCACTCTCTCAAAGAGGGTTGTCGTCCTTTATTGCTGCCGCAGATGAGACATGGTATGACTTGGCTATTACGACCTGGATTGGCCTAGGAAGCTCTGTACAAAGTCAAGTGACGCGTATCAATGTGCATGGTTATCAGTACGGCGGCGGGCGACGTGATGTCCTCTATACCCTTGCCAACGCAGCCGGGAAGAGATTATGGAATAGCGAATATGGCGACGGAGACTCAACGGgcgtttctttgttttcaaACCTGCTCCTCGACTTTGTTTGGCTCCACCCTACTGCCTGGGTATACTGGCAAGCCATTGATATCTCAGGCTGGGGACTCATCGTTGGCGACAACGACGCGTTGACACTCTCATCGGCAAGCACTAAATATTTTGTGCTTGCACAATTCACGCGCCATATCAGGCCTGGCATGCAGATTTTGACAACTTTAGATGGAAACACAGCCGCGGCGTACGATGCTAGTTCTCAGAAACTCGTGATTGTTGCTGGAAATTGGAATAGTTCTCAAACAATCACCTTCGATCTTAGCTCGGCTAAGACTACTCCAGCGAATGGGGCAACAGTTCCACGATGGAGCACTCAAACGAGCGGTGGAGATCAGTATAAAAGCTATACAGATATAAAGATCAATAACGGACAATTTTCTGTACCTTTTTCTGTTGGGCAAGTCCAGACATTTGAGATTAGCGGCGTTGTTTTAAAATAG